The sequence TAAATTGAACTTAAACCGACATAAATTTAAAAGATACACATTGAAAATAACCATATAGTCCTTCACTTATAGAAAGTTATATCTAGAGTTGTATGTTTTTTAAATTTAAGGAAAACTAAATTATACTTTTGCCCGGTCTCACTTAGTCACTTATGACGTCATTTCTCTCCACCCAAGACAGACCGTCACATCAGCGTTACATCAGTTTTCTCTCTCCATTTTCTTCTCATTTCTTCCCGTCAGATAGCCATCACACAACACTACTAAGTACTTAACCATGACATATTTTATCACCTCTCTAAACTAATTAAACAACTTAATTTACATGTCTTAAAGCTCTAAGTACAAGTATATATTACTTTTACCTCGTTCTTATTATGCTATTCTAACTTCCAAGAAAACGTCCAGCGCAGACCAAGTGAGGGCGGTTGAGGGCAAGCCGAGGACATGACTATGGCAAGGCTGAGAGCGGAACCCATTGGGAATGGTCTGAAAGGTTTGTAACGTTTTAAAATTTATCATAAATTTGCCTCTGTTACTCACAAGAGGCAAGGAGCAGCTTGCATGTTCCGATCATAATCTGGTCACAATTCATAATATAAAGTCGCGACTTGGGGAGACGAAATATCCTTGGTATTGATTACTCTCTCTAAACACAAAACTAGTTTAGTCATTTATAAATTGTTTGTTAGATGTTAACAATGTTATGGCTTGATCAATTACATAGGCGGGGTATGAGTGATTAGTGTCAGCTTGGCAGATCCTAGATATTTGAACAAAGGTGACAATTCAAATCCGTCATGAGTAAACATGTCAACTTTGTTTATAACATGCTTCTTAAAGATTTAAATGAGTGAAAAGTTAAGAGATAAATGTGTAGCTAATTGGCAAAAGTGTCCGTTGATCAGCCCGATCAAACCCATTTTGACACGCAGCTATAAATATTACCCATTTTGATTCGTTAACCAACTAGTCCAGTTTAGCCTGTATGTTTGGCACAATGATTTGTGACGCTAAGTGCCAAAATTCAGCACCAAATTGATTTTACATGCACTTGTAATGGCTGTTAACGTCAGCTCAAATTTACGTTCTCTCAATACCGTTACACCAAATGTATTGAGCAATCATTAACATATAGCTAATTATTTGAGTTGCTGCTGCTTGAGTAAAACCAATATAATGAAAGCAAAATGAATGTAGTTCCCAGGTCTAATGCCCACACACTCATGATCTAAATATGTATGCTACTGGAACAAATTAACAAACTGCAGGAATATATATGTTCCCTATTTTGTCTTCTTAAAGGGCGGTTGGTTATCTTCATCTtcgtcgtcgtcatcatcatcatcgtcatcttcgtcatcatcatcgtcgtcatcatcttcatcgtcatcATCGTCGTCACTTTCCCCATTATCATCATCAGAATCACTGTCAACAtccccttcatcatcatcatcttcatcgtcttCTCCAGatgaatcttcatcatcatcatcattgtcatcatcaCTGTCCTCATCACCAACATTATCAGCATCTTCAACACTATCGCCCTTTGTTTCATTATTATCCTTGCATTCTTCATCTGTTTTTGATACTCTGTTAAGGTCACTAAAAGGAAACCTACACAAATGTGAAATTGTGAATCGTGTTCTAAGACAATCGTACAAATTTTGGGGTTAAAACAGGTCAAATTTTTGTGCGGGTCAAAAGAAGACCACGTTAGCTTAGGAAGACCCTCATACAGGCcaaatgtgaatcatcatgtcttcATCACTTCCTTTTATCTTCTTTTATaaatcaaataaaaataataatttgtttATTATCATTAGAAAATTACTTATTACAACAATATTTCTAAATTTTGAAGAGACTTTGTACAACCCTCATACAACCATCAACTAACCAACTAATATGTTTATTTCACCCATTTGACCCGGTTCAGGACCCATATCAACCCCATTCACAGGTAACTAATCAATATAATTACTTATAAACAATCGGATCAAACCTCTTTTCAGCTTCAATCAAGTTAGACAAATCATCAGCATCGTTATGACGTACCGATCCAATCTGAAAACAATAGATCATAGATCATAATTATCAAATAAAACATAATGGCAACACACAATACCACTCTTGATATATAATATGGTACTCTCTAGCAGATCAAGTTTCAAACTCAACAAATACTAATATAACCTTAGGATGCATATGCTATAAGCTACAAACCCTAAGCAAATCAGTTCTGAAAAGTGCCACatgtaattgatatttaaacatAATTTAATGTTTAAATAATAACGTATCAGTTAAAATACCTAAAAACTTAATGACAGAAAATTAGAAACAGCCCTAAACTCAGATATTAAAATTACATAGATCGTGTGGAATGTAAGCATGATAATTACAATGTAGCATATAGTTATGTACGTATGCGAGTATATATACGGATATAGATATGTACCTGAAACAGAAGCCAACAAATGGATTTTTCAGCAATAAAAACCGTCTGAAGCATCAAACTGAAGGCATCTTCCACCACCGGAACACCTACACCGGAGATGCACAGTCTCTCCGTCTCCATGGCGGCGTAAATGAAATTCGAAGTTTCAGGTGTTAGGGTTTATTGTTGGGCAGAAGGAGCACAGTCTTTACGTTGGTCCAAAATCAAAATGTTGGTCAAATGGTCAAAATTGACTTAAAAATGGTGAAATGCACAAGTTTTCAACGATTGACCTAAAAATGTTTATTTGTGAAGCTCTCTTTTTTCAAATGGCAACATATCAAAGATTTTTTTTAACGACGATATCGACATTAAAAACTAAACTATCAAAAAAGCTACAGAAATAATTAGGGAATATGTATCGGGAGGCTTCCTAAATTTATTGTTTTGTGTTTTTAGGCTACCCATATTTAGAAATGATTTTTTAGGCCACCAAAATTTATCTTTTCGTGTTTACATGTCACATATATTCAAAAATGATTTTGTAAGTAATCCAAGTTCGTGTGTTCTTCCATCGGTACCAAATCTGGCTAAAATCGCATTAGAAAATGTATAAAATAACACAAAGAACCAAGTTTTTCttaattaacattatttatataaagattaattaGTTCATACCAAATACACGAGTATTTGCGTTTTTTATAATATTATACAAAAAGTTTTAGTCggatttgatatatatgtaacaaTATACGAATTTGGATGGCATACGAATCATTTTTAAATATGGGTGGCCAACAAACACGAATAGTTAAACTTGGGTGGCCTacaaaatcattttcaaatatggGTGACCTACAAACACAAAATAATAAACTTTTGTGGCCTCCCGATCTATAATCCCAAAAAACTACAAAAACTTTAGCATCTTCTCTTAATGAATATAAGTATAATAAAACTGTTTATTTGTGAAAgtctcttttttttctttttcttttcaaatgGCAATATATATTAAAGactacactaaaaaaaaaaaaaaactatagaaAAAATTGCAAAGAATTTAACATTTAAGAATTCCAAAACAATTGATAAAACAACCTTCAAATTTTGACCAACTAAACTAAATGTTTATTTGTGAaactctttttattttatttttaacgacAAGAAGCCTCTTTAATTTTGAATCTTCACATAAAGATGTTCATTTTTTCGGGAGCCATCTGAACCATTCTATATTTGTAGAAGTATCTTAACCATGATATTTTCACTTTTTAAAAAATATTATCCTAAAAATATACACGAAGAGCGTGAATATTTTTACTTAGATGTATGCAATATATTCAAGCTATTCGTGACCATCTTTGACGGTTTCCTTGGTCACCAAAAAATGTAATGTTAATGAATTTAGAACTTCATTTTTTGTAAATATATCAAAACGTCAATCACTAGATCATCTTAAGTCAACCACGAGATATCTATCATATAAATGATTCTTTTAGTTTAGATATTACTccgcataaataataatatattatattcattcatacttagtttataaagtaaaaaaaatatgcAAATATATTAAATTGTTGTTAAACAAATTAGAATTTTATATATTAGGTTTTCTTGTTGCTATGTGGTCAGGCAACGAGTTTACTTAAGTAAAATAATAAGGAATATAAACAAGTTAGGCTTTAACCTTTTCCAATAAGCTAACTCCAGAATAACGAAGGAGATACAATGAGGGTGGTTAAATGCTAATCGTTCACCTACGAGTGAAATAGTATGTTCGACAACCATCTTGAAAAAGCTCTATATAGCATTGCACTAAAAGCCTGAATGTAATGTGAATGTGAAGAAAGAAAACAAGTGAAAATCGTATAAGGCATATATTTTACCCCTTTTATTTATTGAAAAAGAAAGAGTTAAGAATTTATGTAGCTCGTGAGCCAAGTTTAAGTTTAAGCTAAAAACTAAATTCTACTCATCAACCAACTCAATCCAAACGTGCACAACAAAATTTCAAATCATTAAAAGAAACGACCACGAATAAATCCAGAAACTAGACACTAAGAAACAACCATGGTCAACCTAAGAAAAGAGATCCAACATCTTCAATCATCTAGATTCAAAGAAAATATAAACATTAAATTTAAGAAAAGATATTTTCATGCTTTTTTTAGCTAAAAAAAGTGAGAGAACttcataattataatttataatcataatcataatcataattaacaTGTCAATAAGTTCAATAATACCCTACATTTCTTAGAATCGAACTATTTAGAGCAAAAATTACAATAATTGTGGCAAAAATCTTCATAATGAACCCGTAATTAGAAACCCTGGTGTAAGTTGGGCCAAACAAATTTCATAGCCCATATAGCAACGTACAGATCaattcaattttttatttttttaaaaaaggtCAAATGATTCTGTATATGCAAAGTAAACACTTTGTTTCTTTTCATTCCTTCATCGAAAATTCCATTGATTTTCTCACTCCTCAATTCATTGGTCATCAACCCAAGCCCCTGAGATTTCGATTCAATCTTAATAATGATCAAATTATAATCCAACTTCCCCCAATTTCGTCAATCTTGTAAGTACCCAATTTAtcccttttttattttttttttaaatcttgaaGTTGATTGCTTTTTCTTAAATTTTGGTGTTTGTTAGTTAATTAAAGATTTATACCCATTTGAACCCATAATGGGAAATAACTATGAACAAATTCCCAAAGATTCTTTTGTTGAATTGCAATTACAAGATGAAAATGGGTATAGATCTCAAAACCCTAAATTAGGCCATCTTGATGATCAAGATGATGACTTTGACTCCGAATTTGACAATTTGCCACTTGTTATGGTTTCAAAAGATGCATCTGGTTCTGGGATTTATGGGGCTGTTTTTAATTTAGCTACATCTGTTATTGGGGCTGGAATTATGGCACTTCCTGCTACTATGAAAGTTTTAGGGCTAATTGTTGGAATTATTTTAATATTTTTGATGGGTATATTATCAGAAATTAGTGTTGAATTCCTTATTAGATTTTCTGTTCAATGTAAGTCTAATTCTTATGGTGAAGTTGTTCAAGAAGCATTAGGGAAACCAGCAAGAATTTTGTCTGAAATTTGTATTATAGTCAACAATGCAGGTGTTTTAGTAGTTTATTTGATCATAATCGGTGATGTTATGTCGGGTTCTCTTAGACATATTGGTGTTTTTGATCAATGGTTAGGTAACGGGTTTTGGGATCATCGAAAATTAGTGATCTTGATTGTGGTTATTGTTTGTCTTGCTCCATTATGTGTGTTGGATAAGATTGATTCTTTGAGTACTACTTCTGCTGCTTCGGTTGCACTTGCAGTCGTGTTTGTGTTTGTTGCATTTATTGTAGCGTTTATTAAACTCGTAGAAGGTAAAATTGAACCGCCTAGATTGACCCCAGATTTTGGTTCAAAAGAAGCGATTCTTGATTTATTAGTAGTGATTCCAATAATGTCGAACGCGTATGTTTGTCACTTCAATGTTCAACCTATTTACAATGAGCTTGAAGACCGTTCGCCTCAGAAAATGAACAAAGTGGGCCGTCTTACGACTGTTCTTTGTGTTATGATATACGCTTCGACTGCCATTGCAGGCTACCTTTTATTCGGTCAAGATACCGAATCTGATATTCTAACTAACTTCGATAAACCCCTAGGGATTCGGTTCAGTACCGCGTTAACTTATATTGTGCGTGTTGGATACGTGTTCCACTTGGTTCTAGTTTTTCCCGTTATCCATTTTTCATTAAGGCAAACGGTCGATGAGTTGGCATTTCATGGATCGGGACCATTATCCGAGAGTAGAAAAAGGTGTTTAGGGTTAACATTTGTGCTGTTAGCACTTGTGTACGTGGGGTCCACAATGATTCCGAGTATCTGGACTGCTTTTAAGTTTACGGGTGCAACTACGGCTGTGTCATTAGGGTTTACGTTTCCGGCTCTTATTGCTCTTCGATTAAGTAGTCAGGGTCCCGGTTTGAGTAACCAAGAGCGATTCTTGGCTTGGTTGATGTTATGTTTAGCAATCATGGTTAGCGTTGTCGGTGTTGTTGGCAACATTTATAGTATGCAAAGTAAATCTCAGTGATTGATTTGACCCGTTTGTTATGGTCGATTTGGATGGGTCATCCCAGTTTCGGCTACACAAAAAGTTTCCCTTTGTTATGTGGTGGGATGACCTTGTAGCAGATAGCGTCGAATTCCATACAAAATATTGTTACATCATGTACGATTTGTTAACTTTTTCATATCATTAAGTTTTGTTATTGTAACGATTAACTATACTTATGTACAATTGAAAATAAAATGTGAACATTTCCAGTTTGATGCAGGATCATAGTTTGTATAATGTAGTTATATCATAAATTTGTTCTCTCCAtttttttcactttttttttttttttttttttttaaattcatttgggggcACAAATCGACACCATTTATCGTTAAACCATCCGATTGAGGTTTAGTGTAGTATCATTGATCGTTAAACCATCAATGATCATAGTTTGTATAATGTAGTTATATCATTAATTTGTTCTCTCCATTTTTTTTCACTTTTTTTATTCATTTGGTGGCACAAATCGACATCATTGATCGTTAAACCATCCTATTGAGGTTTAGTGTAGTATGGATTTGATTTTGTTTTCAATCGAACTTTTCACCTAGTTAAGTTAATTGCAAGTTATGAGCTATGTATTGTTTATTTTATACTGTAAGTTATATAAGAAGATCATGCTAGTTAAATGTTTTAATGaagtagtgaaatgacccgtgaaatcacgggtttattttaataaaataGTTTAATGatctgttttaggtattaagtgaacgtaaatgttaaaattatttagtttaatgacccgtgaaatcacagattccgactaagaaacttgtcattgtttttataaacatattgatatacttaacttgtcTGGTCTGAATAAATGAACATAAACATATTGACCTGTGGAACCACAATTGCTATTTTCTTTGCTATAGAAGTTTATATTACAATattttattgagacgtgtattttGTATAAATAATTTACTAAATAATTCTTctaattttttcttttttcttttgatttatttttataaatgataattGCTTTTTTATGACATCATAAGATTAGAGATTTAATATTAACTATTTTGTTATAAAATTGAGTATTTATgattttagtaataattattagtaataaaatacatttttttatttaaaaaaaaaaaatcaaacttacaattattatatgaaggaaaAGATAATACGGAATAATTATTTAGTTGTTATTATGAAAAGGAAAAAATAATTTACTAAAAGTAGaagataaataaataattactctttttttattaatttattttaattagtatttatGACATTATCTAGATGTCTTCTAATTTTCTCTTTTTTCTTTTGATTTATTTTTATAGAGAATAATTATTTTTTATGACATCATAAGATTAGagatttaatattaactatagatagatagattgatAGGGTTATGTTGACAGAAGTAATGTTTGAACTGAACTGAAGAGTGGATGCATATGGCTGTAAACTAACCTGTGGTTACATGTATAGATGAGTGAACCATCTCTGATTTTTGAACCCTCGTGAATTATGAAAAACGATTTGGTATTGACATGTAAAACGGGACCCTCTacatttgactttcaaaatctttCTATCTTAACTTTACCGTAAACatatttatttgtgttatataatatttgataaaatttatatgAACACGTTATGTAAAATGTACATGAAACATTTTCTCAATAGTACATTACTAATTTACTTTAAAGTATTTTATTGTAAAATACTCTAAAATTCATCAAGATGGTGTATAATTAAAAAATAAGGTGTATATCACATCCCTTTTGTAGGATACGATACCTTTGTCTTAAAAAAAATGTTTCCACTATACAAATAAGAGGAATATTTATTTGAattcataaattaagttgagatctaagagaccaatgagagc comes from Rutidosis leptorrhynchoides isolate AG116_Rl617_1_P2 chromosome 4, CSIRO_AGI_Rlap_v1, whole genome shotgun sequence and encodes:
- the LOC139844970 gene encoding uncharacterized protein produces the protein METERLCISGVGVPVVEDAFSLMLQTVFIAEKSICWLLFQIGSVRHNDADDLSNLIEAEKRFPFSDLNRVSKTDEECKDNNETKGDSVEDADNVGDEDSDDDNDDDDEDSSGEDDEDDDDEGDVDSDSDDDNGESDDDDDDEDDDDDDDDEDDDDDDDDDEDEDNQPPFKKTK
- the LOC139843306 gene encoding amino acid transporter AVT6E-like; the encoded protein is MGNNYEQIPKDSFVELQLQDENGYRSQNPKLGHLDDQDDDFDSEFDNLPLVMVSKDASGSGIYGAVFNLATSVIGAGIMALPATMKVLGLIVGIILIFLMGILSEISVEFLIRFSVQCKSNSYGEVVQEALGKPARILSEICIIVNNAGVLVVYLIIIGDVMSGSLRHIGVFDQWLGNGFWDHRKLVILIVVIVCLAPLCVLDKIDSLSTTSAASVALAVVFVFVAFIVAFIKLVEGKIEPPRLTPDFGSKEAILDLLVVIPIMSNAYVCHFNVQPIYNELEDRSPQKMNKVGRLTTVLCVMIYASTAIAGYLLFGQDTESDILTNFDKPLGIRFSTALTYIVRVGYVFHLVLVFPVIHFSLRQTVDELAFHGSGPLSESRKRCLGLTFVLLALVYVGSTMIPSIWTAFKFTGATTAVSLGFTFPALIALRLSSQGPGLSNQERFLAWLMLCLAIMVSVVGVVGNIYSMQSKSQ